A single genomic interval of Cucumis sativus cultivar 9930 chromosome 5, Cucumber_9930_V3, whole genome shotgun sequence harbors:
- the LOC101213789 gene encoding 7-deoxyloganetic acid glucosyltransferase has product MEEPQTTSPHVLLFPVPAQGHINVMLKFAELLSLSSIRVTFLTTEHSYRQLTLHSDVLPRFSLFPSFQFRTISDGLPLSHPRIFAHHLTEMLHSFVSVTKPLFRDMLLSPHFSSDLTCLILDGFFSYLLDIDDDFVKVPTFCFRTSGACSTWTILSIPNLIKQGQLPIKGEDDMDRILDNVPGMENLLRCRDLPGFCRATDPNNDPILQFIMSTFIRSTKFSALIMNTFEDLEGPILSNIRTLCPNLYSIGPLHALLKTKLTHETESLNNLWEVDRSCLTWLDNQAAGSVIYVSFGSITVMGNRELMEFWHGLVNSGRSFLWVIRPDLLKGENGEIEIPAELEEGTKQRGYMVGWTPQEKVLCHEAVGGFLTHSGWNSTLESMVAGKPMICWPYGFDQLVNSRFVSNVWNLGLDMKDLCDRETVAKMVNDVMVNRKEEFVRSATEIANLARQSVNPGGSSYANFDRLIEDIKILSRQKIPVLVNN; this is encoded by the exons ATGGAGGAGCCACAAACAACCTCTCCCCatgttcttctctttcctGTCCCGGCCCAAGGCCACATCAACGTCATGCTCAAGTTCGCCGAGCTCCTTTCCCTCTCCTCCATTCGTGTCACATTCCTCACTACCGAACACTCCTACCGCCAGCTCACCCTCCACTCCGACGTCCTCCCCCGCTTCTCCCTTTTTCCCTCCTTCCAATTCCGAACCATCTCCGACGGCCTTCCCCTATCCCACCCACGCATCTTCGCCCACCACTTGACTGAAATGCTGCACTCATTCGTATCCGTTACCAAGCCCTTGTTCAGAGACATGCTCCTTTCACCCCATTTCTCCTCCGATCTCACTTGCCTCATTCTCGACGGCTTCTTCAGCTACCTCCTTGATATCGATGACGATTTCGTTAAAGTTCCCACTTTCTGTTTTCGTACTTCTGGTGCTTGTTCTACCTGGACCATTCTCTCTATTCCTAATCTAATCAAACAGGGGCAACTTCCGATTAAAG GGGAGGATGATATGGATAGGATTCTAGATAACGTTCCCGGTATGGAGAATCTTCTCAGATGCAGAGACCTTCCTGGTTTTTGCAGAGCCACTGACCCAAACAATGACCCAATTCTTCAATTCATTATGAGTACGTTTATTCGAAGCACCAAATTCAGTGCCCTCATAATGAACACATTCGAGGATTTGGAAGGACCCATTCTCTCTAACATTCGAACTTTGTGCCCAAATCTCTACTCAATCGGACCTCTTCATGCCCTTCTCAAAACCAAACTCACCCACGAAACAGAGTCTCTGAACAATCTCTGGGAGGTCGACCGGAGCTGTCTGACGTGGCTGGACAATCAAGCGGCGGGATCCGTGATTTACGTCAGTTTTGGTAGCATTACGGTGATGGGTAATCGCGAACTCATGGAGTTTTGGCATGGATTGGTGAATAGTGGGAGGAGTTTTTTGTGGGTCATACGGCCAGACCTTCTGAAGGGCGAAAATGGGGAGATTGAAATTCCGGCGGAGTTGGAGGAGGGGACGAAACAGAGAGGGTACATGGTGGGATGGACACCGCAAGAGAAAGTACTCTGTCATGAAGCAGTTGGTGGGTTTTTGACACATAGTGGTTGGAATTCGACATTGGAGAGCATGGTTGCAGGGAAGCCGATGATATGTTGGCCGTATGGATTTGATCAGCTAGTGAACAGTAGATTTGTGAGCAATGTGTGGAATTTGGGTTTGGATATGAAGGATTTGTGCGACAGAGAAACAGTGGCGAAAATGGTGAATGATGTTATGGTGAATAGGAAAGAGGAGTTCGTGAGATCGGCGACTGAAATTGCTAATTTGGCAAGACAAAGTGTGAACCCTGGTGGATCATCCTATGCCAATTTTGACCGTTTGATTgaagatattaaaattttgagtcGACAAAAGATACCCGTTCTTGTTAACAACTAG